Proteins from a single region of Bdellovibrio svalbardensis:
- a CDS encoding glycosyltransferase family 4 protein has protein sequence MGEVRVLHCIHSLSWGGLEIYTCELIQKLASTGIKQVVLCSAHSRVAEELKKAHIEILPFPEKKLSKLATARIIRRIITKHKITLLHSHTRLDMWACALAIWNNRKIKHIYNLYMNATPKKDFVHKWLFSKVDALCSSSETILNDVKKNFPIAPSKLHLIRYGRNVELFKPYPKEREGLRGLYQAAPDQIVIGTLCRIDPGKGVKELVQALESLSDSELKRIQLWIIGDPTIAGKDEQGQPIFAEPSRVLLEWIQEQQRNPRYRNHLVRIPFQKDYIPYIEALDVFALASYNETYSLSVLDAMMMAKPVIGTNAGGTPEQVGENERGVLAQPQSPSSLTEAFRYYLNNPGAIKVQGLKARQWSVQNHEWKETLEKFLALYSRLK, from the coding sequence ATGGGCGAAGTAAGAGTTCTTCACTGCATTCATTCTTTGTCTTGGGGTGGACTTGAAATCTATACTTGCGAGCTGATTCAAAAGCTTGCAAGTACTGGCATCAAACAAGTGGTTCTTTGTTCCGCTCACAGTCGTGTCGCTGAAGAGTTAAAAAAAGCCCATATCGAAATCCTTCCTTTTCCTGAAAAGAAGCTTTCGAAACTTGCGACTGCAAGGATCATTCGTCGCATAATTACCAAGCACAAGATCACTTTATTGCATTCACACACCCGCCTGGATATGTGGGCCTGCGCTTTGGCGATTTGGAACAATCGCAAGATTAAGCATATTTACAATCTCTATATGAATGCGACTCCTAAAAAGGATTTCGTTCACAAGTGGTTGTTCTCTAAAGTCGATGCCCTTTGCAGCTCCTCTGAAACGATTCTGAATGACGTCAAAAAGAACTTCCCGATCGCACCCAGCAAGCTTCATTTGATTCGCTACGGGCGCAATGTTGAACTTTTCAAACCTTATCCCAAGGAACGGGAAGGACTGCGTGGACTTTACCAAGCAGCTCCCGATCAAATCGTCATTGGAACTCTTTGCCGTATTGATCCAGGCAAAGGAGTGAAAGAACTGGTTCAAGCCCTAGAGAGCCTTTCTGACTCAGAGCTCAAAAGAATTCAGTTATGGATTATTGGTGATCCCACGATTGCTGGAAAAGATGAGCAAGGACAACCGATCTTTGCCGAACCTTCCCGCGTGCTCTTAGAGTGGATTCAAGAACAGCAACGCAATCCGCGCTATAGAAACCATCTTGTGCGCATCCCTTTTCAAAAGGACTACATCCCCTACATTGAAGCCCTGGATGTCTTTGCACTTGCCTCTTACAACGAGACTTATTCATTGAGTGTTTTAGATGCCATGATGATGGCAAAACCAGTAATTGGAACCAATGCCGGCGGAACCCCGGAACAAGTGGGAGAAAATGAGCGTGGCGTTTTAGCACAGCCGCAATCCCCGTCTTCACTGACAGAGGCTTTCCGTTACTATTTAAACAATCCTGGAGCTATCAAAGTTCAAGGCTTGAAAGCCCGTCAGTGGTCTGTACAAAATCATGAATGGAAAGAAACTCTGGAAAAGTTCCTAGCGCTCTATTCCCGTTTGAAATAA